The Sphingomonas sanguinis nucleotide sequence TCCACAAACGAAAAAGGCCGACCCCGTCGCCGGGGCCGGCCCTTTCCTGAGCAGTTTCAGGCTCTCGCCCGAGACTTACTTGTCGATCGAGCTGACGACGCCGGCGCCGACGGTACGACCGCCTTCGCGGATCGTGAAGCGCTGACCGATGTCCATCGCGATCGGAGCGATCAGCTTCACGCCCAGAGCGACGTTGTCGCCCGGCATGACCATCTCGGTGCCCTCAGGCAGCTCGACGGTGCCGGTGACGTCGGTCGTGCGGAAGTAGAACTGCGGACGGTAGTTCGCGAAGAACGGGGTGTGACGACCGCCTTCTTCCTTCGACAGGACGTACACTTCCGACTGGAAGTCGGTGTGCGGGGTGATCGAGCCCGGCTTGGCCAGAACCTGACCACGCTCGACTTCGTCACGGGCAACGCCACGGATCAGCGCGCCGATGTTGTCGCCAGCCTGGCCCGAGTCGAGCAGCTTGCGGAACATTTCGACGCCGGTGACGGTGGTCTTGCGGGTGTCGTTGATACCGACGATCTCGACTTCTTCACCAACCTTGATGATGCCGGTTTCGACACGGCCGGTGACGACGGTGCCGCGACCCGAGATCGAGAACACGTCTTCGATCGGCATCATGAACGGCTTGTCGAGCGGACGCTCCGGCTGCGGGATGTATTCGTCGACCTGCTTCATCAGCTCGAGAACGGCATCCTTACCGAACTTGTCGTTCGAACCCGACAGAGCGCAGGTCGCCGAACCCTTGACGACGGGGATGTCGTCGCCCGGGAATTCGTACGAGCTCAGCAGCTCGCGGATTTCCAGCTCGACCAGCTCGAGGATTTCCTCGTCGTCGACCAGGTCGACCTTGTTCATGAACACGACCATCGCGGGCACGCCGACCTGGCGGGCGAGCAGGATGTGCTCGCGGGTCTGCGGCATCGGGCCGTCGGTCGACGAAACGACGAGGATCGCGCCGTCCATCTGCGCCGCGCCGGTGATCATGTTCTTCACATAGTCGGCGTGGCCCGGGCAGTCGACGTGCGCATAGTGGCGCGCTTCGGTCTCATACTCGACGTGGGCGGTCGAGATGGTGATGCCGCGCTCACGCTCTTCCGGGGCCTTGTCGATGTTCGCGAAGTCCACCGCCGCGTTGCCGGCGACGTTGTCGGCCAGAACCTTGGTGATCGCT carries:
- the tuf gene encoding elongation factor Tu, which encodes MAKAKFERNKPHLNIGTIGHVDHGKTSLTAAITKVLADNVAGNAAVDFANIDKAPEERERGITISTAHVEYETEARHYAHVDCPGHADYVKNMITGAAQMDGAILVVSSTDGPMPQTREHILLARQVGVPAMVVFMNKVDLVDDEEILELVELEIRELLSSYEFPGDDIPVVKGSATCALSGSNDKFGKDAVLELMKQVDEYIPQPERPLDKPFMMPIEDVFSISGRGTVVTGRVETGIIKVGEEVEIVGINDTRKTTVTGVEMFRKLLDSGQAGDNIGALIRGVARDEVERGQVLAKPGSITPHTDFQSEVYVLSKEEGGRHTPFFANYRPQFYFRTTDVTGTVELPEGTEMVMPGDNVALGVKLIAPIAMDIGQRFTIREGGRTVGAGVVSSIDK